The nucleotide window AGCTTGCTGAATTTGCTGAAGACACACGCGCAACTGCCGTACAGAGTCATGACTGAGTAGAATGGACGCGATATCGGCCTGAAACAGAATGGCGGCGCGCCGTACTTTCCGGTAGTAGGCGTTTTCCGCTCGGAGGTACGAGGCCTCGTAAACCGCGCGTATCAGTTGTTCCCGTTCGTTGGCTGATTCTTTCTTCGCCCACTGTAATCGACAAGGCATCAAATCGATGGCAGAGCTGTGGCCACCGTGTTGTACGATCTGGAATTCCACTGATGTAGGTCGGTCAGGATGATCCCAATCGCCCCAAGTACTAGATGACCTGGTCTGTCGGCGGAGGGAATGTATCCAGTTGAGCCCAGAGGAGAGAGGATGCATGGAATCGTCAGGTAGAAGGCTTGGCAGGGAGCTTAGTAGAAGCAAAGTCCAGAGTCCGGTCACGCACTTGTATAGAAATACCTGATCTCCTCGCCGAGCCTCGCGTCCAAGAACGCGGTGCTATAACATATATGTCGCCAGTTACTCATTGTTCATGCCGCTTTCCACTGCAGATCGTTATTCCAAGACCGCCCCTTCTCCGTTTAGTGTATGAGTTGCAGGATCAAAAGCTCTACCGATTTAGGATAGAGTTGACTTCTTAGAGTACCTAGACAACTTAGTCTCTCTCCCGAGCGTGTGAATGCGAGACATAACTATACTCTCAGGACCTATGAGTTAAACGCCAAGAATTACCACTCCTACAGCTACTTACAGGTATCTTTCAACCTATATCTTATAGTTGAGAAGGCACTCTAGCACCGTTTTGTACACCTTGATCCGGACTATTCTACACTTGCCAAGTATGATTTGGTCACGATAATAGGCGCTATTAAATGCAATAAGTGGGTCCTGTGTTCTCctttatctaattaaaagGGCACTGCTAGAATAAAGCGTCATTGCGGCCAAACCCGCGTTCCCCAGAATCAAACCACTTGGATGCTGTATTAAGATAGTACTTATCCTTTATCCTATTTCCTTTCACCCCAGCCTCCCAGTTCCCCCATCCTAGCACCCTACTCCTCCCTTACCGTCAGTTTCCAGGTCGAACAGAACCAGCATCTTACCCTATTTACACCCGATACTCACCTTTACTAACGGAAAACTAAAAAATTACCTTGTCCCCAGATAATCCCGACCTGTACCAGCACTGGACATATCATTCTCTGTAAGAAAACTCAAGCCAGGCTTGAGCACTTCGCAGTTTTGGATAGCTGCCCCGAAACCAAGCCTATGGTAGCGGAACACCTTGATACAATCAAGAAATAccaaagaatatatatttttttaagtaATAAGTTGCACAACCACCATGCCCACCTAGACTCTCCCCAACTCTTTCAAACCCTAGCATTCTCGCAACTAGTCTGTATACAGTTATATCCAAAAAACGTTCTTGGCACCTTTCAACATATTTTGTTagttaaatatcttttacttTTGAAACCCGTTTTTATATTCACTTCGGTGAGAGTCTGTTCCTTCTGCACCGGTTGCACGCTTGAATCCGGCATTGACGACACTCGAATATATACTCCCGCAAATGATGAAAGCACCATTCACATCGATGAGGCCCACGTAAGTATTTCCATTTGCTATGCCCGCAGTCATGATTGTCTCTGAGCTCTTGGACAGTTCTTGCAACCAAAGATTCTCGTGCTGTCCGAGCAgtggggaaaggaggagcTTCTACAGTTGCAGATGATTCCTCGTCTGCCACAATTGCGTCTTCAGCTTGCACCCCCTGAGTTTGAAAGCGAGGCTCGTGAGCCTCCGGTACGAGCTGACCCTCCAGAATGGCCTCGTCGGCGTCTTGCCGGGGCGTCGCAGCTGCCGGCTGGTTTGCTTCTCGATCAATGATTTGATATGCACGTGCAAGGAGACCATGCTCGTTCCATTGCTCACACTGGCaattcttcccctccattccgCAATTGTAGCAGAATTCGGCCCCGCAGCGACAGCTATTATCGAATTCCGTCAGATTTGGAGTCTTAGGGAAGACAACTCAAAtcacaacagcaacaacaaataTAAAAGGGATGTAGAGGTTGGGCAAAAAGGGAACAAGGCGTCGAATGTCATATGGTTGCAACCATGATCTAATTCCACCATTCGCCAGCATGAAAAGCAACGTTGCCAGCCATTCTCCTGTGCGGTTGCTACCTTACCGTGAGATTCAGAATCCCCTTCCGCCTGTGTtactgttttcttttctcgagGCCCCACTGCCAAGATTGAAATCCGCATGCTAACCAATAACGGTAAGTGTGTTACAGAGTCATAACGAACGGTGGTATCATTTGCCTCTCGACACGACGTCAAAAATACTTCTATAACGTATTCATATTACTCAGGGTGATGACTCTGCTAGAATGATCGACCACTATCTATTATTGAAGACAACTTCTATATTAACATCAGCCATCCCAGACCCTCCATTTAAGGGAGGTCTTTGAAAAAAGTAGAGACAAGGAAaggcaaggaaagaaaacgcAAGTATGCTTTCTCAGCTATACCATATCGGGGAATCTACCGCTGTCTCCCAGTCACTGAGAGTATCAGAAGAGGATATGGTATCTGAGTGATCTGGACCCAGCAGGTTGCGGCGGAGCTCTGCACACTGTTTTATGTATCAGAGCCAGAGAATTTGGAACCTTTCCCTGGCCTTTCCATGAAAAGGCTAGGTTGCTCATGCTGGTAAGAGTATCAGGATACTCAGACTATAGTACTTGCTTGCGAAGCTCTAATACTTGTACTTCCAGCTCTTCTACTTCCTTCAATCGTCCCTGTTTCTTGTAGGTCGATGCCAGATTGGCCATGCTTGTAAGAGTACCAGGGTACTCTAGTCCTAGCACTCACTTGCGTACTTGCATTACTTGTACTTCCAGGTCTTCCGCTTTCTTCAATCGTCCCTGATTCTGGTAGGTCGATGCCAGATTATTCATACTGATAAGAGTACCAGGGTGCTCGGGCCCTAGCACTTGCTTGCACAGCTCTACTGTACTGTATTCAaccttctttttctaatACTGCCGTACCAAAGCAGACTTCAAGAATATGCGAGCAGTGGTCAGACTTATGAGTTGTCGACAGCATcgcggaagaaagagggactCGTCTGTCATTGAAGACTCGAAGAGGGCTGCCAAACAGGATCGACAATACACGTGCCGACAGGGAGCGTGAACCACGTCCACGAATCGGTTAGTTCCGTGCAAACCACACACCGTCGTGCTCGCGGTAAAGAGTGACCAGCTCGTCGGATTGCCCGGGCAGCGGATTTAGCACACTCATTTACACTCTCTGCTGTGTCCAAGTCTCCTGTAAAGTTGTACTGTACTCTTCCATGTTATTGACATTTAAGATTCAGAGTTTAGCTAAAGTCTCGTCATCTGAAGACGCGGACTCTGACTCAAGCTCACTTGAAGGCATACAGTACTACATCCATCTTCCGTCCATCCGCTAGCCAGAATCCGGTCTACGAggcattctcttcttcaacttgggTCGCGGCCAGAACGTGTCCATCAGATTGCACCGCAGCCATAAAACTCATGGCCATTCGCCTATCTTGCAGATACTGAAATATGTTTCCCCATTCCTCGTTTTGCAAATGAAAGGCCAACTGCCCATCAGTAGGGTCACGCGACTTCCCCTTGGAAGACAATAAGTTGTGCTACATACTCCCTCCTCAAGCGGGAGGAGCTATGGACGCACTATcctttttagaatttttagtGCTTTCCCCACGCTCTACACTCCAAATTGGTTCTGTAAGCTTCATGAGCGCAGTCAAGGTTTGTAGGCACCGTATGGAAACTGTATGTTATGTGCATCCCCATGTCAGAGCCATGCTGATTAGCGGTGGTTTCTCTAGCTGCAATACGATGTTCACTGTGTAGTCAGGCCCACCTAGTACAGGAAATATTACTGTATGGGTAGATCTTACTTTTTTATGACAGGCGTACACGATTACTATTGTGACATTAGCTGATGCCAAGGGGCAGGGGGTCAGCCTGGCCGTAGCGCATCTCGCCAGGAAGATCGACATCCTACGTAAGCATTCTCCAACCCACAGCTATTCCATCCACGTCCACCAAATGCAGGACCAACTTTGTATGGACTTAGTCGGGAGACGAATTAATGTCTACCTGATAGATCCATTGCGCAATGACCGTAGTGATCGTGAAAGTAATTTCGCGCTTACCTTGTGCAATTTCCAGGCCTCTCAACACACCCAAGAAACGAGAGCCTGGATAGCGTCTGCTGGTTAGTTTGACTGGCCTTGTTTGCGCTGACATGTGCGAAGGTGATCTTTTCAGAAACGGATGTGTTGTATGGGCATGAGCACTGTGTGACACCACGGCATAGTCAAGGATGCAATAATTCTGCTGTATGCACTCAGGAGCCATCTCATTTTTGACCAGTAACTATAGGCCAGCAGTCTGATGACTTGTGACAAATGCatctgttctttttttctccacaGATCCTCCCCAAGTGGTAAGGGCTATCGGCTTCCTACTGAGATATCCTTGCTTTGTGCTATTAGGTTCCGTCTTATCCTCCCGGGGTTAGGATCTGCTTTCCTATACCCTGCATCAATCTTTACATCGGCCGGTGACATTAAGACCTCGATGCCCCTGGGTTCGTAGATACATTGACGCCTTGACCAAAATCCGAGGTGTGAAATGAGTGGTTGCCCTTGGCCATTAACCCGGGCGGACTATTGATATTCGAGATGCAAGGAGGGTGGATATCCATTACCCCATGTAGATCACGAACCACTGCGGCAGTGACAAGTTAAGTGGCTGTGATCCCGCATCTGACTCTCTCGCGAGATCATGGTACTTTGATTCGTCGATCCAGTACTCGCCCCGCGACTGTTCCCCATCTCAGATAGCCGGCCCCACTGTGATGGGGTTTGGAGGCAGAGTACTATTGAATGAACGGTTGAACTATGCTGAAAGCCCCTCTATGCACCCTGGTATGTTCTCAATCGGGAGGAACGATGTTGGAGGTGACAGCCAGAAGAGGTAGCGGCGCAGAAGGTCAAAGTTAGAGGTAAGGCGACGGCTAGAGGTACTATGTAGATAAAGCGAGGACGTAAACATACAAAAGGGGAAAGTCAcaagaataagaaatatgaAATAGTAAAGCTAGAAACATCAAGAGATATATAGAGGGTGAGACCACCGTCAGATTCTCTTAAAATTACCGTGCCTTCCACCTGATTCCATCAGCGTCTTTGTGGCCATTAGGCTGAATCCTGTCATTGCTTCGGTGATGCATTTGGTTGCATGAAGCCGAAACATCCTGCTTGCAATTATACATATCGGAGACACACCTTCTTGCATCTAGACAAACAACCGACGTATAactctgcagctgcagtaCGCCCCGTCTCCCATCCTACACTCAGCAAGGACTCTCATCACCGTAATGTACGAAAGCATGTGCTCCATAATTGACGGCATCCCTGGACGACGTGTCCTCCCGTGAGTGGCCCCTGAACATTACCAACAGATGCAGTTTCTGAGATACTTTGTCTCTTACAGTGTAAGCTCCCAGTCCAGCGGGCCTCTCGTGGCAGACAGGAGCGAGGATCGTCGCCTGCCTCCGCTCCCATGCGTGGAGCCCTTGCCCCGCGGACCCCTAGACCCGTTCAGTGCCAACGCCTATGCCTCCAGCGCTTCAAGATCTCAGTACACCTGCCCAGGTAGATCGATACGGTCGGCAGTGGAAAGGCGCGTTGTGGCCATTAGTTCATCGGCACGCTCGGCGGAGTGTTCCTTGCAATCCGACCAATTCCAGAAGGTGTCCATGTGGCCGCAAGAGCTTTCCTGTCCTCAAATTCTGAACCTCATCGCCCCCACGAACATCAACCGCAAGCCGCCGTTGCAGCAGCCGTGCGGGCGGAAGCGCAATGCAAGCACGGCCCCAGCGGGTTTAGGTAACCAAAGGGAAAGGCACAGAATTGCAGAGGGGAACCGACGGAAGAACCTCAGCCAGCTGCACCGTGAGCTGGACCGTCGCATTCATGATTTCTTCCTGGAGCAAGCCGGTTGGAACCCTTCCAAGGGCCTACCAGAATCCAAGGAACATATCGTTCAAGCTGCCATCTTTCTCATTGACTACATGGCCTGGATAATTAAGTACTTACTTCGCCAAGAGAACAATATGCCACGCCAGCTGTTGGAGTACCTAGCGCACCCGCTGCAtatagcagcagcagctggtgtTCAGTCTTCGGGAGCAGAGCCAGACTTCCCAGCAGCAGTTCAGGAGACTTCAGGAAAGCCAGACGTTGATGGAGCGTAAAAAGGCGCTCGAGCTCCAGCTGAGTTTTATGGGCACATGTTACGACCTCCAGAGAGCGAACCTTTGACTTCTTAGTCCCTGGACCAATACTGGTCATCGTCGCCCGGCTTCGCATACGGGCCACATTCATGCCTGTCTATGGCATTAACCCCTTATTCCCTTGCCCTGAATTGGTGGATGTGCTACTTTACAATCCCGGGAGGGTCCTTGTCATCTTTTACGGTGTTTCCCGGTACAGCAGTGGCGTGAGTTACCAATATCTGATTGAGGACACGCAAAGCTACTTGCACAGTGGTCTATGGACCGCCTGGTCTAGTTTAGTACGGATTTGATCTTATGCTTCTCTTCTAACACACATGGAGAGGAGTGGGTAGTTTTCAttaaagaaaaggagaagggaaaaaaaagatgaagcAATGACAAGAAATGGCTTAGTTAGATAATCTTGCTTTAATATTCTGGCCAGTGTTTCTCTTTCGGGATATTTTCTCTTATATGTAGAAAATTGAGTTGGGTACCTTTATTTTCTGAAACCCAATTCTCTTCCAGAGTACAACGAATCGGAACCCTTGTAACTAACAGTTCAAGGTGAAGTGATTATGAAAACCCCAGCGAACAAGTACACTTAGATTGCCTATAGCTGGCCAATTCAAGTATGATCTAGTAGGTATTGTATTGGGTGTTTAGTCCCTGGGTAAGAATTGTGCCCGATCGTTGAATCTTGCAGTTGATCAGTGCTCCCTTACCGGTCACTCACAATTTCTATTGAATATAACAATGAGTTCTCCCACTCACCTGCTTATTTGAATGCTGATACCACTCATTGAAGCCAGTACCCTGTTTACGCAAACCGGATCACAGATCAGTTGGGTTCATTATCTGAGTAGGGTTTCTCAATTACTACAATCCGTCTTGACGTAAAGCATATCATCTGGAATGGTACTGGGGGTAATTCGATCAGTGCCTTTCTGCCCGATGCCGGGACTTCTGAGCGAGTTCTAGATTTTGATTGATACAGTTGATGCTGCCTCAAGTGATGACTACAGTAAAAGTGGCCCATACTCGAAGGGTTCAGATATCCGAGAGTTGAACCCTAGTCTCACTGAAAATGGCTCATGCTGCAAGAGGGTAGCTAGTTTTAGAACAAATTCGATGAGCCTCCCTCTACTACATGACGGCCTGAAATATTGCTGGAGAGGCAGAGATATTTCAATTGTTAGATTGTAGGCTTTCTCCCTGTTTAGAGAACCTCCGAGCATGGAAGTACCCCTTCACCATATGGCTGTATAACGGAGAAGACACCAATCTTACTGTCCACAGTATCAACACCAAGTGAGCATAGTCAGGGGATGGATCTCACTTGTACAAGAAGGCGTATGCtatttttcttcccctcctcttttttttttttttttttttttttttttccctcttgttatatatattattcagttGTGGGTTGGGACGATTCACCGACTGGCTAGCCCATTCGAGGTACCCTGTTTCCCTGAAGTTGTATTTTACCGTCACATCGCATTAGCGTAAACCTTCACCAGATTTCGCTGACTGTGGATCTGGCGAGGAATGCGCGAGGAGAGTTTGAATTTGAATGTTGCTTTATGTATCAGGTTTATGAATGCAATTAGGGAAATGTTTGTATAAACAATTTGATATATCAGCCCAGCCAGATTATTAACCCCTTTGTAGGTCATTTCCAAGCATGTCTTGAACCTCAGTACGATTCTAAAacatataattatatatatgtttaaGTTCTGAAGGTACGTATGTAGTGACAAGAAAACGGGAAGTCTATAAGGGGTAAAGAGAATGAAAAATGTACGGTAACATTCTGCGAAAAGCACCGCCAGAGATGGCCGTAAGAAGTCCAGTGATTGTGTGCCCCTGTAAATCTGAGCTCAAGTAGGCCTATATTTCGGCCAAGATACAATGGCATCATATTTGCGGGAAAGGCGGCTAAAAGGTTTAAAAAGATGCAGGTTGGGGGGAAAGCTGAGTTGGAGGTGAAAAAGGATTTGTTGGTCTGGCCATTGACACCATTCTATTCCTAGTCATCTAGTCGATTCCGCAGAGGGTCTCTCTCCTTACCCATAGAATCCATATCAGCCAATCGCCTCTTGTGTGTTCCTGACACGATGGAAAGCAGATATGCTCACAGAAAGTTCGCTTTCGTCATTTCATAATTGTCGG belongs to Aspergillus luchuensis IFO 4308 DNA, chromosome 3, nearly complete sequence and includes:
- a CDS encoding uncharacterized protein (COG:L;~EggNog:ENOG410Q1Z8;~TransMembrane:1 (o202-221i)); this translates as MYESMCSIIDGIPGRRVLPVSSQSSGPLVADRSEDRRLPPLPCVEPLPRGPLDPFSANAYASSASRSQYTCPGRSIRSAVERRVVAISSSARSAECSLQSDQFQKVSMWPQELSCPQILNLIAPTNINRKPPLQQPCGRKRNASTAPAGLGNQRERHRIAEGNRRKNLSQLHRELDRRIHDFFLEQAGWNPSKGLPESKEHIVQAAIFLIDYMAWIIKYLLRQENNMPRQLLEYLAHPLHIAAAAGVQSSGAEPDFPAAVQETSGKPDVDGA